A single genomic interval of Pyrobaculum arsenaticum DSM 13514 harbors:
- a CDS encoding phospholipid carrier-dependent glycosyltransferase: MRYIYLGLAVVVAVFAYLAYVTAQLPGSDGLPNGPGYISDEVWYVTSARNILHDLFKAPAASPYFTVEEECLTSGSVVVKNYTKIDAVTVEGPVACYIRRGFPYPDKEGILSYYNLEHPPLAKYVIAAVEAVRDEPPFWRLPSIALGVGTLVLVFLTARRLAGDIWALAATALMVFDNTFRAMAGIAMLDIYLAFFTALLAYLYVSGRVLATGAALGLAASVKYSGAFPFFGLAYLLARRSIWAFVSVLLMAISIFLLVNIPIAGQLGLGRWVEEILKALSWHTTSRPPGPTASTPLDWLLMRNAFALYINPDIYASGTPAYLVALAFALYRRDDVSILYLSTYGGYWLVYLAGNHTLYSFYTAHFSPLAHIVLAQLLSSIANFGKK; this comes from the coding sequence GTGAGGTATATATACCTTGGCCTCGCCGTCGTTGTCGCGGTCTTTGCGTACCTCGCGTACGTGACGGCGCAGTTGCCCGGGTCAGACGGCTTGCCCAACGGTCCTGGCTACATCTCCGACGAGGTATGGTACGTCACCTCGGCGCGGAACATCCTCCACGATCTTTTCAAGGCGCCGGCTGCTTCGCCCTACTTCACTGTTGAGGAGGAGTGCCTAACTAGTGGGAGCGTCGTAGTGAAGAACTACACGAAAATCGACGCGGTGACAGTGGAGGGGCCCGTCGCGTGTTATATCAGGAGGGGCTTCCCCTACCCAGACAAGGAGGGGATCCTGAGTTATTATAACCTCGAGCACCCGCCCCTGGCTAAGTACGTAATAGCCGCCGTGGAGGCGGTGAGGGACGAGCCGCCTTTCTGGAGGCTTCCCTCTATTGCCCTCGGCGTGGGGACGCTGGTCTTGGTGTTCCTAACCGCGCGCAGACTCGCGGGGGATATCTGGGCCTTGGCGGCGACGGCGCTTATGGTTTTCGACAACACGTTTAGGGCGATGGCGGGTATCGCCATGTTGGACATATACCTGGCCTTCTTCACCGCGCTTCTGGCCTATTTATACGTCTCTGGCAGAGTTCTGGCAACTGGAGCAGCCCTAGGCCTAGCCGCCTCGGTTAAGTACTCAGGCGCCTTCCCCTTCTTCGGGCTTGCCTACCTCCTGGCGCGGAGAAGCATCTGGGCCTTCGTATCGGTCCTCCTCATGGCGATCTCTATCTTCCTCCTCGTCAATATACCAATAGCCGGGCAACTGGGCCTGGGCAGGTGGGTTGAGGAGATCTTGAAGGCGCTTTCTTGGCACACCACATCGAGACCGCCTGGGCCAACGGCGTCCACGCCATTGGACTGGCTACTCATGAGAAACGCCTTCGCCCTCTACATAAACCCCGACATATACGCAAGCGGAACACCTGCCTACCTAGTGGCCTTGGCCTTCGCCCTCTACAGACGCGACGACGTGTCGATACTCTACCTATCCACATACGGAGGCTACTGGTTGGTATATCTTGCAGGCAACCACACGCTCTACAGCTTCTACACAGCCCACTTCTCTCCGCTAGCCCACATCGTGCT
- a CDS encoding Sjogren's syndrome/scleroderma autoantigen 1 family protein → MSSDVVKKIAQLVRAGAALTPYTCPACGTVLVRLKTGELYCANCERTVVLVRSDEEAQQALEVVQLREVRRIVFDKIIQLGKEIEKLSAPEMVDHLRSLSLLLDIYERLAKIHGEAGREKKT, encoded by the coding sequence GTGAGTAGCGACGTCGTAAAGAAGATAGCCCAGTTGGTGAGGGCAGGAGCGGCACTAACGCCGTACACATGCCCGGCTTGTGGAACCGTCTTGGTGCGGCTAAAAACTGGCGAGCTCTACTGCGCCAACTGCGAACGCACAGTGGTGCTGGTGCGATCAGACGAGGAGGCGCAACAAGCCCTCGAGGTGGTACAGCTTAGGGAAGTGAGGCGAATTGTCTTTGACAAGATAATACAGCTCGGGAAGGAGATCGAAAAGTTGTCTGCCCCCGAGATGGTCGACCACCTGAGATCACTGTCCCTCCTGCTCGATATCTACGAGAGACTTGCAAAAATACACGGAGAGGCGGGGAGGGAGAAAAAAACCTAG